The Aggregatilinea lenta genome includes a region encoding these proteins:
- a CDS encoding aldo/keto reductase: protein MKTVSLGHSDLAVAQIGLGCMGMSEFYGPSDEAQSITTLHRALELGVTLFDTADLYGNGHNERLLKKGIVDAGKRDQVVIATKFGFVRDPDTGAGRGISGAPDYVKAACDRSLQRLGIDTIDLYYQHRVDPQTPVEETVGAMAELVQAGKVRAIGLSEAGAETIRRAHAVHPITALQTEYSLWSRDVEGEILNTCRELGITLVAYSPLGRGFLTGTIASLDGLAEDDWRRNNPRFQGEALEQNMRMIEEIEAIATGKDATPAQIALAWVLAQGDDIVPIPGTRRIKYLEENVAAASITLTENDLARLNALPIPTGTRYPDMRLIGG from the coding sequence ATGAAAACCGTATCGCTCGGGCACAGCGATCTGGCTGTGGCACAAATCGGCCTCGGCTGCATGGGCATGTCGGAATTCTACGGCCCGTCCGACGAGGCGCAGTCCATTACCACACTGCACCGCGCGCTGGAATTGGGCGTCACGCTGTTCGACACCGCCGACCTGTACGGCAATGGCCACAACGAACGCCTGCTGAAGAAGGGCATCGTGGACGCCGGGAAGCGCGATCAGGTCGTCATCGCCACCAAGTTCGGCTTCGTGCGCGACCCCGATACCGGCGCGGGGCGCGGCATCAGCGGCGCACCCGACTACGTGAAGGCCGCGTGCGACCGCAGCCTCCAGCGTCTGGGCATCGACACCATCGACCTGTACTACCAGCACCGCGTCGATCCGCAGACGCCCGTCGAAGAGACGGTCGGCGCGATGGCCGAGCTGGTCCAGGCGGGCAAGGTCCGCGCAATTGGCCTGTCCGAAGCGGGTGCGGAAACGATCCGCCGCGCGCACGCCGTGCACCCAATCACCGCGCTTCAAACGGAATACTCGCTGTGGTCGCGCGACGTGGAAGGCGAGATTCTGAACACCTGCCGCGAGTTGGGCATCACGCTGGTAGCGTACAGTCCGCTGGGGCGCGGCTTCCTGACTGGCACGATCGCGTCGCTCGACGGGCTGGCCGAGGACGACTGGCGGCGCAACAATCCGCGCTTTCAGGGCGAGGCACTGGAACAAAATATGCGGATGATCGAGGAAATCGAGGCCATCGCCACCGGAAAAGATGCCACTCCGGCGCAGATCGCGCTGGCCTGGGTGCTGGCGCAGGGCGACGACATCGTGCCGATCCCCGGCACGCGCCGCATCAAGTACCTGGAAGAAAACGTCGCCGCCGCCTCGATCACGCTGACAGAGAACGATCTCGCGCGCTTGAATGCGCTGCCAATCCCCACAGGCACACGCTACCCCGACATGCGGCTCATCGGCGGTTAA
- a CDS encoding DUF6786 family protein has protein sequence MNNRIGFEQVVARLDEQAMSHAVMPLQGPARLVISARGGRVFGPFWDDAAESVFWLPGAFAARASFDALLASGTWNIGGERMWIAPEIQFMVTDRADVPGTLFVPPQIDPGHYALSQSGPAAWTLSQQIALDAYVLSSGRKSLSIERTLVPAPDPLRSLDAYGDLLDGVAYAGYAQTVALAEGAHDDITSQAWFLIQVNPGGEMVVPHTTPGHITNYYDSVRPELMAVHPDHRRLAITGHDRYKIGLHTAYLTGRLGYVAPAGSDRTRLIVRGFFNNPSSIYTEQPEHSPGYFGDSVHIYSDGGGLGGFGELECAGQTIGGATGMSATTDTFLVWIYEGPTARIDAISRILLGVPA, from the coding sequence ATGAACAACCGGATAGGTTTCGAACAGGTCGTGGCGCGGCTGGACGAACAGGCCATGTCCCATGCCGTCATGCCGCTGCAAGGCCCGGCCCGGCTGGTGATTTCCGCGCGCGGAGGGCGGGTATTTGGGCCGTTTTGGGATGATGCCGCCGAGAGCGTGTTCTGGCTGCCGGGCGCGTTCGCGGCACGGGCGTCGTTCGACGCGCTGCTGGCGTCTGGGACGTGGAACATCGGCGGCGAGCGCATGTGGATTGCGCCCGAAATCCAGTTTATGGTCACCGATCGCGCCGACGTGCCGGGCACGCTGTTCGTGCCGCCGCAGATAGATCCCGGCCACTACGCGCTGAGCCAGTCCGGCCCGGCGGCGTGGACGCTGTCCCAGCAGATCGCGCTCGATGCCTACGTGCTGTCGTCGGGCCGCAAGTCCCTGAGCATCGAGCGCACGCTGGTCCCCGCCCCCGATCCGCTGCGCAGCCTGGACGCGTATGGCGATCTGCTCGACGGCGTGGCTTACGCGGGTTACGCGCAGACGGTGGCGCTGGCGGAGGGAGCACACGACGATATTACCAGCCAGGCATGGTTCCTGATCCAGGTCAACCCTGGCGGCGAGATGGTGGTCCCGCACACGACGCCAGGCCACATCACCAACTACTACGATTCCGTGCGTCCCGAGTTGATGGCCGTGCACCCCGATCACCGGCGGTTGGCGATCACCGGGCACGACCGCTACAAAATCGGGCTGCACACCGCCTACCTCACCGGGCGGCTGGGCTACGTCGCGCCCGCAGGCTCGGATCGCACGCGGCTGATCGTGCGCGGCTTCTTCAACAACCCGTCCTCAATCTATACCGAACAGCCGGAGCACAGCCCCGGCTATTTCGGCGACTCGGTGCACATCTACAGCGACGGCGGCGGGCTGGGCGGCTTCGGCGAGCTGGAATGCGCCGGGCAGACGATCGGGGGCGCGACCGGGATGTCGGCAACCACCGACACGTTCCTGGTATGGATCTACGAGGGTCCTACGGCCAGAATTGACGCCATCAGCCGGATCCTGCTGGGCGTTCCGGCGTAG
- a CDS encoding LacI family DNA-binding transcriptional regulator: protein MPQKKRPRLADVARLAGVSEATVSVVLNHRVGESVRVSEQTQARIWDIVRKLGYVANPVARSLAGGRNNILAVFTFDPVFPIGYRNFYYPFLVGIEEEAARRGYNLLLVTSADDLSGKRHIYRDGVNTLQAADGALLLGYENKAELLALLDEGFPFVFVGRRESPNDTISYVACDYKQGTIDVIEHLESYGHQRIAYVQSSSETESSQDRQAGYMKAIEASQQTIDPALIWKGTPQRFTRADLTALLEAGVTALVAENDECAERILTLAGELKLDCPRDFSLAVLGDPLTPTETDHTWTMFKIPRREMGSEAVRLLHQILTAPDHALALPLRQSLPCEFKPGNSVAPPP from the coding sequence ATGCCCCAGAAAAAGAGACCCCGTCTGGCCGACGTCGCAAGACTGGCCGGAGTTTCAGAAGCCACCGTCTCCGTCGTGCTCAACCACCGCGTGGGCGAAAGCGTGCGCGTCAGCGAGCAGACGCAGGCGCGCATCTGGGACATCGTGCGCAAGCTCGGCTACGTCGCCAATCCCGTGGCGCGCAGCCTGGCGGGTGGTCGCAACAATATTCTGGCCGTGTTCACCTTCGACCCGGTTTTCCCCATCGGCTACCGCAACTTCTACTACCCGTTCCTGGTCGGCATCGAGGAGGAAGCCGCCCGGCGCGGCTATAACCTGCTGCTGGTCACCAGTGCCGATGATCTGTCCGGCAAGCGACACATCTACCGCGACGGCGTGAACACGCTACAGGCAGCGGACGGCGCGCTGCTGCTGGGCTACGAGAACAAGGCCGAACTGCTGGCGCTGTTGGACGAGGGCTTCCCGTTTGTGTTCGTGGGGCGGCGCGAATCGCCCAACGACACGATCTCGTACGTCGCTTGCGACTATAAGCAGGGCACCATCGACGTAATCGAGCACCTGGAATCCTATGGACACCAGCGCATCGCCTATGTGCAGAGCAGCAGCGAGACCGAATCAAGCCAGGACCGGCAGGCCGGTTACATGAAGGCCATCGAAGCCTCCCAGCAGACCATCGATCCCGCGCTGATCTGGAAGGGCACGCCCCAGAGGTTCACGCGGGCCGATTTGACGGCACTGCTGGAGGCAGGCGTGACGGCGTTAGTCGCGGAAAATGACGAGTGCGCCGAGCGCATCTTGACCCTGGCCGGTGAGTTAAAGCTTGACTGTCCACGCGATTTTTCGCTGGCCGTGCTGGGCGATCCGCTTACGCCGACCGAGACCGATCACACATGGACCATGTTCAAGATCCCGCGCCGCGAAATGGGCAGCGAAGCCGTGCGCCTGCTACACCAGATCCTGACCGCACCCGATCACGCACTCGCTCTACCGCTGCGGCAGTCGCTGCCGTGTGAGTTCAAACCGGGCAATTCCGTCGCGCCGCCTCCATAA
- a CDS encoding carbohydrate ABC transporter permease, whose protein sequence is MLGTRALSGRVSNKLTLSWRDAFMGYAFVAPQILGFLLLILGPLVAVIIFSTQDRNLLSGAVTNVGLENYRFMLHDDPFFTKVLGNTLVFSAGLVPFNLALALVLALLLTQPVRGIVIFRTLFFAPVITSTVAWAVVWRFLFQGEAGINSFLALIGIDGPNWLREPHWAMAAVIFAQVIKNVGLNTLIFMAALQNIPKDFSDAASVDGANLLQRVRHITIPLLSPTIMLVLMLTLIGSLKVFDLIMLMTNGGPANATNVLVYYIYFRAFQVFQTGYASALALILFGAALVITVAQWAVRRRLVYNER, encoded by the coding sequence ATGCTAGGTACACGTGCTTTATCGGGAAGAGTCTCCAACAAGCTCACTTTGTCATGGCGCGATGCGTTCATGGGCTATGCCTTCGTCGCCCCGCAGATTCTCGGATTCCTGCTGCTGATCCTGGGTCCGCTGGTGGCCGTGATCATCTTCAGCACGCAGGACCGCAACCTGCTCAGCGGCGCGGTGACGAACGTCGGGCTTGAGAATTACCGCTTCATGCTGCACGACGATCCGTTCTTCACCAAGGTGTTGGGCAACACGCTCGTCTTCTCCGCCGGACTCGTGCCGTTCAATCTGGCGCTGGCGCTGGTCCTGGCCCTGCTGCTAACCCAGCCCGTACGCGGCATCGTCATCTTCCGCACGCTGTTCTTCGCGCCGGTCATCACGTCCACGGTGGCGTGGGCGGTGGTGTGGCGCTTTCTATTCCAGGGCGAGGCAGGTATCAACTCGTTCCTGGCGCTGATCGGCATCGACGGTCCTAACTGGCTGCGCGAGCCGCATTGGGCGATGGCGGCGGTTATCTTCGCGCAGGTGATCAAGAACGTCGGCCTGAACACGCTGATCTTCATGGCCGCGCTGCAAAACATCCCCAAAGACTTCAGCGACGCGGCCAGCGTGGACGGCGCGAATCTGCTCCAGCGCGTGCGGCACATCACCATCCCGCTGCTGTCGCCGACGATCATGCTGGTCCTGATGCTGACCCTGATCGGCTCGCTGAAGGTGTTCGACCTGATCATGCTGATGACCAACGGCGGTCCGGCCAACGCCACCAACGTGCTGGTCTACTACATCTATTTCCGGGCGTTCCAGGTCTTCCAGACCGGCTACGCCAGCGCCCTGGCCTTGATTTTGTTCGGCGCG
- a CDS encoding DUF4242 domain-containing protein, protein MPKYVIERIIPNAGDLSRGDLQAISQKSCNVLENLGPSIQWVQSFVTDDRMYCTYIAPNEEIIREHAQRGGFPADHISEVKAIIDPTAATV, encoded by the coding sequence ATGCCCAAGTACGTGATCGAGCGCATCATTCCCAACGCAGGCGATCTGTCACGCGGAGACCTGCAGGCCATCTCGCAGAAATCGTGCAATGTCCTTGAAAACTTGGGGCCGAGCATCCAGTGGGTGCAGAGCTTCGTCACCGACGACCGTATGTACTGCACGTACATCGCGCCCAACGAGGAGATCATCCGCGAGCACGCGCAGCGCGGCGGCTTCCCTGCCGACCACATATCCGAGGTGAAGGCGATCATCGATCCGACAGCCGCCACCGTGTGA
- a CDS encoding tetratricopeptide repeat protein, translated as MNADDRSLPSTPLTAREHDILRLLEQGLTDSEIAETLVLTVGTVKWYNRQIYDKLGVRNRVQAAAAAQRLREAGSQPYARHASAGVESRHNLPAQVTSFIGRRETLAQVTALLGSARLITLTGPPGTGKTRLALEVARALADRYRDGVRFVPLAPVGDPQLVMNSIAQALDVKESRAPLERALKADLQARHMLLVLDNFEHVLDAALLLSDLLAAAPDLALLVTSRETLRLYGEHEFPVPPLDLPPRTTRPTAADVRASEAVQLFVQRAQAASPGFALADDNAPAVAAICAHLDGLPLAIELAAARVRFYALQNLLVRLSSRLEALRDGPRDLPARQRTLRATLRWSYDLLGDEERRLFARLGIFSGTWTLDDARAVCGTGLSLDVAQGVESLLNKNLLRQEQVAPGERRTVMLETMREYALEKLAERGEVAALRERHARHFLALAERAAQAFQGPDESRWLATLELAHDNLRAALQWSVEQADAAPIGFRLIGSLARFWELRGHLDEGRAWWAKVGSVHPAAPTRDYAAALRGIGGLAYLQCDYATCRTMCDEALAIYRALDDSRMVAELLIVLGEVATEVGDYEAAPALFEQSYAIMRALGDSSGIAWVLAQLGFGALRVGALREAWAWLEEGLAGYEREDDKVGAALALSGLGEIALREDRLDEADALLEKSLLLRRQLDFPWGIAATLGSLAWVALRQGDVDRAVTILRESLTIRLAIDDKGGVAWCLEKLAEIASLDGDAGRAARIYGAAAALRARMNSIIDPADQPAYERMLARLRVALTPEVFGAVWAEGQSMSLAQVVDYSLGEG; from the coding sequence ATGAACGCGGACGATCGCTCCCTGCCCTCTACGCCGCTCACCGCCCGCGAGCACGATATCCTGCGTCTGCTCGAACAAGGCTTGACCGACAGCGAGATCGCCGAGACGCTGGTGCTGACCGTCGGCACGGTGAAGTGGTACAACCGCCAGATTTACGACAAGCTCGGCGTGCGGAACCGCGTGCAGGCCGCGGCGGCAGCGCAGCGCCTGCGCGAAGCCGGTTCTCAGCCGTATGCGCGCCATGCGTCTGCCGGGGTCGAGTCACGGCACAATCTGCCCGCGCAGGTGACCTCGTTTATCGGGCGGCGAGAGACGCTGGCCCAGGTGACGGCGCTGCTGGGGAGCGCGCGGCTGATCACGCTGACCGGCCCGCCCGGCACGGGGAAAACGCGGCTGGCGCTAGAGGTTGCGCGGGCGCTGGCGGACCGCTACCGGGACGGCGTGCGCTTCGTGCCGCTCGCGCCGGTGGGCGATCCGCAGTTGGTCATGAACAGCATCGCGCAAGCCCTTGACGTAAAGGAATCGCGCGCGCCGCTGGAGCGCGCGCTCAAGGCAGATCTTCAGGCGCGTCACATGCTGCTGGTGCTCGACAACTTCGAGCATGTGCTGGATGCTGCGCTGTTGCTTTCCGATCTGCTGGCGGCTGCGCCCGATCTGGCGCTGCTGGTGACCAGTCGTGAAACGCTCCGCCTTTACGGCGAGCACGAATTCCCCGTGCCGCCACTGGATCTCCCACCCCGTACTACTCGGCCTACTGCTGCCGACGTGCGCGCTAGCGAGGCCGTGCAACTGTTCGTGCAGCGCGCGCAGGCTGCATCCCCTGGGTTCGCGCTGGCGGACGACAACGCGCCTGCTGTGGCGGCCATCTGCGCGCATCTCGACGGCCTGCCGTTGGCGATCGAGCTGGCGGCGGCGCGCGTGCGCTTCTATGCCCTGCAAAACCTGCTAGTCCGCCTGAGCAGCCGCCTGGAAGCGCTGCGCGACGGCCCGCGCGATTTGCCCGCGCGCCAGCGTACGCTGCGCGCGACTCTGCGCTGGAGCTATGACCTGCTTGGTGACGAGGAACGCCGCCTCTTTGCGCGGCTGGGCATCTTTTCGGGCACATGGACGCTGGACGATGCCAGGGCCGTTTGCGGAACCGGCCTGTCACTCGACGTGGCGCAGGGCGTGGAATCGCTGCTGAACAAAAATCTGCTGCGCCAGGAACAGGTCGCGCCGGGCGAGCGACGCACCGTGATGTTGGAAACCATGCGCGAATATGCGCTCGAGAAGCTGGCCGAGCGGGGCGAGGTCGCGGCGCTGCGCGAGCGCCACGCACGGCACTTCCTGGCGCTGGCGGAACGTGCCGCGCAGGCGTTCCAGGGGCCGGACGAATCGAGATGGCTTGCCACGCTGGAGCTGGCGCACGACAATCTGCGCGCCGCGCTGCAATGGAGCGTTGAGCAGGCGGACGCGGCGCCGATCGGCTTCCGGCTGATTGGCAGTCTGGCGCGTTTTTGGGAGCTGCGCGGCCACCTGGACGAGGGCCGGGCGTGGTGGGCCAAAGTCGGCAGCGTGCATCCCGCTGCGCCGACCCGCGACTATGCGGCGGCGCTGCGTGGCATTGGCGGGCTGGCCTACTTGCAGTGCGATTATGCCACGTGCCGGACCATGTGTGACGAGGCGCTGGCGATTTACCGGGCGCTGGACGATTCGCGCATGGTGGCCGAGCTGCTGATCGTGCTCGGCGAGGTCGCGACCGAAGTCGGCGACTACGAGGCGGCTCCGGCGCTGTTCGAGCAGTCGTATGCCATCATGCGCGCGTTGGGCGATTCCAGCGGTATCGCGTGGGTGCTGGCGCAATTGGGGTTTGGGGCGCTGCGCGTGGGGGCACTGCGCGAGGCGTGGGCGTGGCTTGAGGAGGGGTTGGCCGGTTACGAGCGCGAAGACGACAAGGTCGGGGCGGCGCTGGCGCTGTCCGGGTTGGGTGAGATCGCGCTGCGCGAAGATCGCCTGGACGAAGCGGACGCCCTGCTCGAAAAAAGTCTGCTGCTCCGGCGGCAGCTCGACTTTCCGTGGGGTATTGCCGCGACGCTGGGCAGCTTGGCGTGGGTGGCGCTGCGCCAGGGTGATGTGGACCGCGCGGTCACGATTCTGCGCGAAAGCCTGACCATCCGGCTGGCGATTGACGACAAGGGTGGCGTGGCGTGGTGTCTGGAAAAACTGGCCGAGATCGCGTCCCTCGACGGCGACGCGGGCCGCGCCGCGCGGATCTATGGCGCGGCGGCGGCGCTGCGCGCGCGCATGAACTCCATCATCGATCCTGCCGACCAACCCGCCTACGAGCGCATGCTGGCCCGGCTCCGCGTGGCGCTCACGCCGGAGGTGTTCGGCGCGGTGTGGGCGGAAGGGCAGAGCATGAGCCTCGCGCAAGTGGTCGATTACAGCCTCGGCGAAGGATGA
- a CDS encoding ABC transporter substrate-binding protein, with protein sequence MKKLVILVLLAALILPAANFASAQDEPVTLRFTFWIALDHPAAVEVFQPLADAYMAEHPNVTIEFSFIPFADYEETIATQLSGDEPPDAGWIVEKSGPAFVDAGVLFDLSGTLKSDEAYDYADFSEPAMGLWTDGDAVYGIPFSNSPIITIFNKTLFDEAGLDTPDVLSANGEWTWEALASAAKTIKDETGQTGFVGNDSSLYLTTGLEWGTIVPLLRAYGTDIFTADNACTLNSEEAVAAMTLLHTMIFVDQSVTPPGSETVFWGGEVGITFGQLSRLSNLDDAAFEWGIAPLPSGPAGDVSVIGQAAIVAFDGANNTQQDAAADFVKYLTTEDGIAKLSKYFPPARLSVLESPEFLASNPRVSEEDMQTIVAAAIANGSVLTSHVNFPEIELIGATALDMLWSPDADVATTLETYCQLIAPSLEK encoded by the coding sequence ATGAAGAAGCTCGTCATCCTGGTTCTGCTCGCCGCGCTCATCCTGCCCGCGGCCAACTTCGCCTCCGCGCAGGACGAGCCAGTCACGCTGCGCTTCACGTTTTGGATCGCGCTCGATCACCCGGCGGCGGTGGAAGTCTTCCAGCCGCTCGCGGACGCTTACATGGCTGAGCACCCGAACGTGACCATAGAGTTCAGCTTCATTCCGTTTGCCGACTACGAAGAAACCATCGCCACGCAGCTTTCGGGCGACGAGCCGCCGGACGCCGGTTGGATCGTGGAGAAGTCCGGCCCGGCGTTCGTGGACGCAGGCGTGCTGTTCGACCTGTCCGGCACGCTGAAGTCCGACGAAGCGTACGATTATGCGGACTTCTCCGAACCGGCGATGGGCCTGTGGACGGACGGCGACGCGGTTTATGGCATCCCGTTCTCCAACTCCCCTATCATCACCATCTTCAACAAGACGCTGTTCGACGAAGCGGGCCTCGACACGCCGGACGTGCTGAGCGCCAACGGCGAATGGACCTGGGAAGCGCTGGCGAGCGCGGCCAAGACGATCAAGGACGAAACCGGGCAGACCGGCTTCGTGGGCAACGACTCGTCGCTTTACCTGACCACCGGCCTGGAATGGGGCACGATCGTGCCGCTGCTGCGCGCGTACGGCACGGACATCTTCACCGCTGACAACGCCTGCACGCTGAATTCTGAAGAAGCCGTGGCGGCGATGACCCTGCTGCACACCATGATCTTCGTGGACCAGAGCGTGACCCCGCCCGGTTCCGAGACCGTGTTCTGGGGCGGCGAGGTTGGCATCACCTTCGGGCAGCTCAGTCGCCTGAGCAACCTGGACGACGCCGCGTTCGAGTGGGGCATCGCGCCCCTGCCCAGCGGCCCGGCGGGTGACGTCTCGGTCATCGGTCAGGCGGCCATCGTCGCTTTCGACGGCGCGAACAACACCCAACAGGACGCCGCAGCGGACTTCGTGAAGTATCTGACCACAGAGGACGGCATCGCCAAGCTGTCGAAGTACTTCCCGCCCGCGCGTCTGTCCGTGCTCGAATCGCCGGAATTCCTGGCGAGCAACCCGCGCGTCAGCGAAGAAGACATGCAGACTATCGTGGCGGCAGCCATCGCCAACGGCAGCGTGCTGACCTCGCATGTCAACTTCCCCGAAATCGAGCTGATCGGCGCGACCGCGCTGGATATGCTGTGGTCGCCGGACGCGGACGTGGCAACCACGCTTGAGACGTACTGCCAGTTGATCGCGCCGTCCCTCGAAAAATAG